One segment of Cutaneotrichosporon cavernicola HIS019 DNA, chromosome: 4 DNA contains the following:
- a CDS encoding uncharacterized protein (AN1-like Zinc finger), with amino-acid sequence MSLLDVGTSCATCALVDFLPFTCLSCERVFCREHVQGHDCSQPQIQAGPSRKRLRGTCAFGECKVETIESVGGLEGAAEDNVARQVRCVCGGAFCVKHRSQEAHECTAPRALSARQDAQIVRRDKAAEVMAKHFPIQAGKERIAVPKQVDRTRTGSPPRLNPSSSTVPNPAPSPSPSPALLTANDKLYKLHQTKTRSLARPLDAKVPRDKSAALEFVVDEGGARVRTWLAGGGKYAPTAAGAAIGTGKPERIWVPHAMPGGKLFDTLIARAKMSRAGLQLAALVISLRPDAPRAATPLDLTLSAGEQVTSGDVIVLVRGWE; translated from the exons ATGTCTCTCCTGGACGTCGGGACAAGCTGCGCGACCTGCGCACTCGTCGacttcctccccttcaCCTGTCTCAGCTGCGAGCGTGTCTTCTGCCGCGAGCATGTTCAAGGTCACGACTGCTCCCAGCCTCAAATTCAAGCCGGGCCAAGCAGGAAGCGTCTCCGCGGCACATGCGCGTTTGGGGAATGCAAGGTGGAGACGATCGAGAGTGTCGGTGGCCTCGAAGGTGCTGCCGAGGACAATGTGGCGCGCCAAGTGCGTTGTGTGTGCGGCGGGGCTTTCTGTGTCAA acATCGGAGCCAGGAGGCGCACGAGTGCACTGCACCCCGTGCGCTTAGCGCACGACAGGACGCGCAGATTGTTCGGAGGGACAAGGCGGCAGAAGTGATGGCGAAACATTTCCCAATCCAGGCAGGGAAGGAGCGCATAGCCGTGCCAAAGCAGGTGGACCGGACGCGGACCGGGTCGCCGCCCCGCCTTAACCCTTCCTCTTCAACTGTCCCAAACCCagccccatccccatccccatccccagCGCTCCTTACGGCCAACGACAAACTCTACAAACTGCACCAGACCAAgacgcgctcgctcgcccgcCCTCTCGATGCCAAGGTCCCCCGCGACAAGAGTGCCGCCCTCGAGTtcgtggtcgacgagggcggggCACGGGTACGGACCTGGCTAGCGGGTGGTGGCAAGTACGCCCCTACGGCGGCTGGGGCTGCGATCGGCACTGGCAAGCCAGAACGGATTTGGGTGCCGCATGCGATGCCAGGGGGTAAGTTATTCGACACGCTCATTGCCCGCGCCAAGATGTCGCGGGCTGGTTTG CaactcgccgccctcgtcatctcgcTCCGACCTGACGcgccccgcgccgccacgccgcTGGACCTCACGCTCTCTGCCGGCGAGCAAGTCACAAGTGGCGAT